AGCTACTGCGTCGGTCATGGTCGAAAACCTAACCGGACACGGCCGGTCCACGCGAACCGGTCCGCCGTTCCCGCCGGCGGCGGGCCCGTCAGCCGGTCATCGCGCGCAGCGCCGCCAGGACCTCGGCGCGGTCGAACGGCCGCCCGGTGATCAGGATCTGGATCATCAGACCGTCGAGGAACGCGACGAGGGCCTGTGCGGTCCCCTCGTCGGCCGTGCGCCGGCGGATCAGGGCGACCATCTCCTCCACGCACTCGGCGGCGATCGGCCGCACGGCCGGGCGGCGCAGCGCGGCGAGGTACAGCTCGTACTCCAGTTCCAGGCGCGCGCGGTCGCCCGCGAGCCACTCGCCGATCTGCCCGGCCAGCCCCTCGGCCAGGGAGACGTCCGCCGCCAGGCCCCGCTCCCACTCCGCCATGCCGTCCAGCCAGGCCCTCGCCGTCCGGCGCAGCGCGGCGACCAGCAGGTCGTCGAGGGTCTTGAAGTGGTACGTGGTCGAGCCGAGCGGCACATCGGCTGCGGCGGCGACGGCCCGGTGGCTCAGGGCCGCGATGCCGCGCTCGGCGGCCACCGTGATCGCGGCGTCGACGATGCGGTCACGGCGCTCGGGGTCGTAGCGGCGGGCCATCAGTGGGACGCCCCGCCGAGGTTGAGCACGACGACACCGGCGATGACCAGCAGCACTCCCCCTATACGTGCGGCGGTGACCGCCTCGCCCAGGAAGAGCATGCCGATGGCGGCGACGACCGCGGTGCCGGCTCCCGCCCAGATGGCGTAGGCCGTGCCCATGTCCATGGCCTTGAGCGTCCGGGAGAGCAGCGCGAACGCGACGAGATAGCCCACCACCGTGCCGAGGGAGGGCCACAGCTTGCTGAAGCCGTCGCTGAACTTCATGGCGGTGGTGGCCAGGATCTCGGCGAGGATCGCTCCGGCGAGGGTCACGTACATCATGCGTACGAGTGTACATATCGTTGTGTACGACCGTACGCAACGGCGCCGTCCCGGATCGGTCCCGCCACACAGCAGCAGCCCGCCACCTGACGCATCAGGTGGCGGGCTGCTGGAGAACGGCGATCGGAGCCCTGGCCGGCCACAGCCGGCGGTCAGGCGTCGATCAGACGTTGAAGCCGAGCGCGCGGAGCTGCTCCCGGCCGTCGTCGGTGATCTTGTCCGGGCCCCACGGCGGCATCCAGACCCAGTTGATCCGGAGCTCGTTGACGATGCCCTCGGTCGCCGACTTCGCCTGGTCCTCGATGACGTCGGTCAGCGGGCAGGCCGCGGACGTCAGCGTCATGTCGAGGGTGGCGATGTTGGCGTCATCGACGTGGATGCCGTAGATGAGGCCGAGGTTGACGACGTCGATGCCCAGCTCGGGGTCGACCACGTCGTACAGCGCCTCGCGCACCTCCTCCTCGGAGGCAGGCTTCGTCGTCGTCTCTACGTTGTCGGTCATGCCGTCTTCCCTTCAGCGCCTTCGTTCAGTGCCTGCGCCGTGGCGTCTTTCCACGCCATCCAGCTCAGCAAAGCGCACTTCACGCGCGCCGGGTACTTGGAGACACCGGCGAACGCGACCGCGTCCTCCAGCACCTCCTCCATCGCGTCGTCCGGTTCGAGCTTGCCCTTGGACTGCATCAGCTCCAGGAAGGTCTCCTGGATCCGACGCGCCTCGGCGAGCTCCTTGCCCACCAGCAGCTCGTTGAGCACGGAGGCGCTGGCCTGGCTGATCGAGCAGCCCTGCCCCTCGTACGAGACGTCTTCAATGGTCTCGCCGGAGAGCCGCACGCGCAGCGTGATCTCGTCGCCGCACGTCGGGTTGACGTGGTGCACCTCGGCGTCGCCGTCCCGCAAGCCCCGCCCGTGCGGATGCTTGTAGTGGTCCAGGATGACGTCCTGGTACATCGAATCAAGCTTCACGAATCAGCCCTCAGCCACAGAGTCCATTAACCGAAAAAGTTCCGGACGTGCTCCAGGCCCTCGATCAGTGCGTCGACCTCACCGGGGGTGGAGTACAGGTAGAAAGACGCTCGCGTGGTCGCGGGAATTCCGTACCGCAGGCAGACGGGCCGCGCGCAGTGGTGGCCCACCCGGACCGCGATGCCCTGCTCGTCGAGGACCTGGCCCACGTCGTGCGGGTGGATGTCACCGAGCGTGAAGGAGATCGCCGCGCCGCGGTCCTCGGCCGTGGTGGGGCCGATGATGCGGAGGTCGGGGACCTCCTGGAGCCTGCGGACCGCGTACTCGGTGATCGCGTGCTCATGGCGGGCGATGTTGTCCATGCCGATCGCGGTCAGGTAGTCCACCGCGGCGCCGAGGCCGACGGCCTGGGCGATCGGGGGCGTACCCGCCTCGAACTTGTGCGGCGCGGGGGCGTACGTGGAGGAGTGCATCGAGACGGTCTCGATCATCTCGCCGCCACCGAGGAACGGCGGGAGGTCCTCCAGCAGCTCCTGGCGGCCCCACAGCACACCGATGCCCGTCGGGCCGCACATCTTGTGACCGGTGAAGGCCACGAAGTCGGCCTGCAGCGCCTGGACGTCCAGCACCATGTGCGGGGCGGCCTGGGAGGCGTCGACGACGACGAGCGCGCCGACCTCCTGGGCGCGACGGATGATCGCCTCGACCGGGTTGATCGTGCCCATGATGTTCGAGACCAGCACGAACGAGACGACCTTGGTCTTCTCGGTGATGATCTCGTCGATGTTGGACAGGTCGAGCCGGCCGTCGTCGGTGAGGCCGAACCACTTCAGCTTCGCGCCCGTGCGCTGCGCGAGCAGCTGCCACGGCACGATGTTGGAGTGGTGCTCCATCTCCGTGATGACGACCTCGGTGTCGTGGTCCACGCGGTAGGGCTCGTCGGCCCAGCCCAGCATGTTGGCCACGAGGTTGAGCGACTCGGAGGCGTTCTTGGTGAAGATCACCTCGTCGCGGCTCGGCGCGTTGATGAAGGCGGCGACCTTGTCGCGGGCGCCCTCGTACAGCTCCGTGGCCTCCTCGGCGATCGTGTAGACCCCGCGGTGGACGTTGGCGTTGTGCCGCTCGTAGTACGTGTTCAGGGCGTCGAGCACCTGCCGCGGCTTCTGCGAGGTCGCCGCGGAGTCCAGGTACACGATCTTCTTCCCGTCGTGGACCGTACGGTCCAGAATGGGGAAGTCCTTACGGATCGCCTCGGTGTCGAGAAGGCCCGGCAGTATTGTCACGCGGTTACGCCGCCCTTCGTCTGGTACGCCTCGTAGCCCTCGTTCTCCAGCTTGTCGGCGAGCTCGGCGCCGCCGGACTCGACGATGCGGCCGTTCGAGAAGACGTGGACGAAGTCGGGCTTGATGTAGCGCAGGATGCGGGTGTAGTGCGTGATCAGCAGGGTGCCCACCTCACCGGTCTCGCGGACGCGGTTGACGCCCTCGGAGACCTGGCGCAGCGCGTCGACGTCCAGGCCGGAGTCGGTCTCGTCGAGGATCGCGATCTTCGGCTTGAGCAGCTCGAGCTGGAGGATCTCGTGGCGCTTCTTCTCACCACCGGAGAAGCCCTCGTTGACGTTGCGCTCGGCGAAGGACGGGTCCATCTGGAGCTGCTCCATGGCGGACTTGACCTCCTTCACCCAGGTGCGCAGCTTGGGGGCCTCGCCGCGGATCGCGGTGGCGGAGGTGCGCAGGAAGTTGGAGACCGAGACACCGGGGACCTCGACCGGGTACTGCATGGCGAGGAAGACGCCGGCGCGGGCGCGCTCGTCGACGCTCATCTCCAGGACGTCCTCACCGTCGAGGGTGACGGTGCCGCCGGTGATCGTGTACTTGGGGTGACCGGCCAGCGAGTAGGCGAGGGTCGACTTGCCGGAGCCGTTGGGGCCCATGATGGCGTGGGTCTCGCCCTGCTTCACAGTCAGGTCGACGCCCTTGAGGATGTCCCGGGGGCCGTTCTCGGCCTCGACGGAGACGTGCAGGTCGTGGATCTCAAGCGTTGCCATGGGGAACTCAGGACTCCTGGGTGACGGAGACGAGCACGTCGTCCCCTTGGATCTTTACGGGGTATACGGGGACGGGGCGCGTGGCGGGCAGTCCGGACGGCTCACCGGTGCGCAGGTCGAAGCTCGAGCCGTGCAGCCAGCACTCGATGGCGCAGTCCTCCACCTCGCCCTCCGACAGCGAGACGTTCGCGTGCGAGCAGATGTCGTTGATCGCGAACACCTCGCCCTCGGTGCGCACGATGGAGACCGGCGTGCCGTCGAGCTCGACCCGCTTGGGCGTGTCCGGCTCCAGCTCGCTCAGCCCACAGGCTCGCACGAAGGTGGCTTCGGTGGTCATGCGACGGACGCCCCCAGCTCGGCCTCGATCTTGGTGAGCAGGCGCTCCTCGACGTCCGCGACGCCGATCTGCTGGACCAGCTCGGCGAAGAAGCCGCGGACGACCAGGCGGCGCGCCTCGTCGGCCGGGATACCGCGGGCCATCAGGTAGAACAGCTGCTCGTCGTCGAAGCGGCCGGTCGCCGAGGCGTGGCCGGCGCCGACGATCTCGCCGGTCTCGATCTCCAGGTTGGGGACCGAGTCGACGCGGGCCCCGTCGGTGAGGACGAGGTTGCGGTTGAGCTCGTAGGTGTCCGTGCCCTCGGCGGCGGCGCGGATGAGCACGTCACCGATCCAGACCGCGTGCGCGTCCTTGCCCTGCAGCGCGCCCTTGTAGGCGACGTTGCTGCGGCAGTGCGGGGTGTCGTGGTCGACGAAGAGCCGGTGCTCCTGGTGCTGGCCCGCGTCAGTGAAGTACAGGCCGTACAGCTCGGCCTCGCCGCCGGGGGCGGCGTAGACGACCCGGGGGTGCAGCCGGACCAGGTCGCCGCCGAAGGTGACGATCACGGACTTGAAGGAGGCGTCGCGGCCGACCAGCGCGGTGTGCTGGGCGACGTGCACCGCGGAGTCGTCCCAGTCCTGCACGGAGACGACGGTCAGCTTGGCGCCGTCACCGATCAGGTACTCGACGTTGGCGGCGAGGGTGGCGTCACCAGTGTGGTCGATGATGACGACGGCCTCGGCGAAGGCGCCGATCTCGACGACCTGGTGGCCGAAGGCCACGCCGCCCTCACCGTGCACGGTGATGCGGACGGGCTCGGCGAGGACCGTCTCCTTGGGCACCGAGACGACCGAGGCCTTCTCGAAGGAGCTGTACGCCTGGGCGACGACCCGGTCGACCGGCTTGCCGGACTTGCCGACGCGGACGTCGTCCCGGCCGACGGTCTCCACGGTGACGCCCTCGGGGGCCGTCACCTCGACCTTGACGCCGCCGCCGTCGGCCACCGCCGTGCCGTCGTGCAGACCGCGCAGGCGCTCCAGCGGGGTGAACCGCCATTCCTCCTCGCGGCCGTGCGGCACGGGGAAGTCCGCCACGTCGTACGAGGCGGGGGCGCTGACCCGGGCGTCGATGGGCTGCTTCGGCCCGCCCACCTGGATGGCGCCGTCGGTCGTGCTGCCGGCGGGAGTGTTCTCAGCCATGGCTGTCGTCGTGCTCTCTTCCTGTCACAAAGGGTTCGCTGCTGGAGTGGTGGTGCGGTGCCGGCGTCAGCCGACCGCGCCTTCCATCTGCAGCTCGATCAGCCGGTTGAGCTCCAGGGCGTACTCCATGGGCAGCTCGCGGGCGATCGGCTCGACGAAGCCGCGCACGATCATGGCCATGGCCTCGAACTCGGTCAGACCGCGGCTCATCAGGTAGAACAGCTGGTCGTCGCTGACCTTGGAGACGGTCGCCTCGTGTCCCATGGAGACGTCGTCCTCGCGGACGTCGACGTAGGGGTAGGTGTCCGAGCGGGAGATGGTGTCCACCAGCAGGGCGTCACAGAGCACGTTCGACTTGGAGCCGTGGGCGCCCTCACCGATCTCGATGAGGCCGCGGTAGGAGGTGCGGCCACCGCCTCGCGCCACCGACTTGGAGACGATGTTGGAGGAGGTGTTCGGCGCCATGTGGACCATCTTGGCGCCGGCGTCCTGGTGCTGGCCCTCGCCGGAGAAGGCGATGGACAGGGTCTCGCCCTTGGCGTGCTCGCCCATCAGGTAGACGGCGGGGTACTTCATCGTCACCTTGGAGCCGATGTTGCCGTCGACCCACTCCATGGTCGCGCCCTCGTAGGCCACGGCGCGCTTGGTGACCAGGTTGTAGACGTTGTTCGACCAGTTCTGGATGGTCGT
The window above is part of the Streptomyces syringium genome. Proteins encoded here:
- the sufD gene encoding Fe-S cluster assembly protein SufD, whose product is MAENTPAGSTTDGAIQVGGPKQPIDARVSAPASYDVADFPVPHGREEEWRFTPLERLRGLHDGTAVADGGGVKVEVTAPEGVTVETVGRDDVRVGKSGKPVDRVVAQAYSSFEKASVVSVPKETVLAEPVRITVHGEGGVAFGHQVVEIGAFAEAVVIIDHTGDATLAANVEYLIGDGAKLTVVSVQDWDDSAVHVAQHTALVGRDASFKSVIVTFGGDLVRLHPRVVYAAPGGEAELYGLYFTDAGQHQEHRLFVDHDTPHCRSNVAYKGALQGKDAHAVWIGDVLIRAAAEGTDTYELNRNLVLTDGARVDSVPNLEIETGEIVGAGHASATGRFDDEQLFYLMARGIPADEARRLVVRGFFAELVQQIGVADVEERLLTKIEAELGASVA
- a CDS encoding metal-sulfur cluster assembly factor, producing MTDNVETTTKPASEEEVREALYDVVDPELGIDVVNLGLIYGIHVDDANIATLDMTLTSAACPLTDVIEDQAKSATEGIVNELRINWVWMPPWGPDKITDDGREQLRALGFNV
- the sufU gene encoding Fe-S cluster assembly sulfur transfer protein SufU, which encodes MKLDSMYQDVILDHYKHPHGRGLRDGDAEVHHVNPTCGDEITLRVRLSGETIEDVSYEGQGCSISQASASVLNELLVGKELAEARRIQETFLELMQSKGKLEPDDAMEEVLEDAVAFAGVSKYPARVKCALLSWMAWKDATAQALNEGAEGKTA
- the sufC gene encoding Fe-S cluster assembly ATPase SufC; the protein is MATLEIHDLHVSVEAENGPRDILKGVDLTVKQGETHAIMGPNGSGKSTLAYSLAGHPKYTITGGTVTLDGEDVLEMSVDERARAGVFLAMQYPVEVPGVSVSNFLRTSATAIRGEAPKLRTWVKEVKSAMEQLQMDPSFAERNVNEGFSGGEKKRHEILQLELLKPKIAILDETDSGLDVDALRQVSEGVNRVRETGEVGTLLITHYTRILRYIKPDFVHVFSNGRIVESGGAELADKLENEGYEAYQTKGGVTA
- a CDS encoding cysteine desulfurase; protein product: MTILPGLLDTEAIRKDFPILDRTVHDGKKIVYLDSAATSQKPRQVLDALNTYYERHNANVHRGVYTIAEEATELYEGARDKVAAFINAPSRDEVIFTKNASESLNLVANMLGWADEPYRVDHDTEVVITEMEHHSNIVPWQLLAQRTGAKLKWFGLTDDGRLDLSNIDEIITEKTKVVSFVLVSNIMGTINPVEAIIRRAQEVGALVVVDASQAAPHMVLDVQALQADFVAFTGHKMCGPTGIGVLWGRQELLEDLPPFLGGGEMIETVSMHSSTYAPAPHKFEAGTPPIAQAVGLGAAVDYLTAIGMDNIARHEHAITEYAVRRLQEVPDLRIIGPTTAEDRGAAISFTLGDIHPHDVGQVLDEQGIAVRVGHHCARPVCLRYGIPATTRASFYLYSTPGEVDALIEGLEHVRNFFG
- a CDS encoding non-heme iron oxygenase ferredoxin subunit; translated protein: MTTEATFVRACGLSELEPDTPKRVELDGTPVSIVRTEGEVFAINDICSHANVSLSEGEVEDCAIECWLHGSSFDLRTGEPSGLPATRPVPVYPVKIQGDDVLVSVTQES
- a CDS encoding DMT family transporter, translating into MMYVTLAGAILAEILATTAMKFSDGFSKLWPSLGTVVGYLVAFALLSRTLKAMDMGTAYAIWAGAGTAVVAAIGMLFLGEAVTAARIGGVLLVIAGVVVLNLGGASH
- a CDS encoding TetR/AcrR family transcriptional regulator; protein product: MARRYDPERRDRIVDAAITVAAERGIAALSHRAVAAAADVPLGSTTYHFKTLDDLLVAALRRTARAWLDGMAEWERGLAADVSLAEGLAGQIGEWLAGDRARLELEYELYLAALRRPAVRPIAAECVEEMVALIRRRTADEGTAQALVAFLDGLMIQILITGRPFDRAEVLAALRAMTG